The proteins below are encoded in one region of Rhododendron vialii isolate Sample 1 chromosome 7a, ASM3025357v1:
- the LOC131332365 gene encoding probable serine/threonine-protein kinase PBL15 produces the protein MKDSNSNSKPWRPFTTNCCSAEDQTIFGNISRCRPSKSEFSKNIAPLPSFRRVSFSDLSHSSSIRINEDLAQSFGSDLYDFQLSELRAITQNFSSSFLLGEGGFGTVHKGYADDNLRPGLKAQAVAVKLLDIEGLQGHREWLAEVIFLGQLRHQNLVKLIGYCCEEEERLLVYEFMPRGSLENHLFKRKSVSLPWGTRLKIAIGSAKGLAFLHGAESPVIYRDFKTSNILLDSEFNAKLSDFGLAKMGPEGSNTHVTTRVMGTYGYAAPEYVNTGHLTTRSDIYSFGVVLLELLTGRRALDKTRPKSEQNLVDWSKPYLTSSRRLRCIMDPRLSGQYSVKGAKEMALLALQCVSLIPKDRPKMPVIIETLESLQKLTDMAVTCGQWPASPNPGKNAVASEKGGRRENKGAIFWKKSPVAATPKK, from the exons ATGAAGGACTCGAACTCGAACTCGAAGCCATGGAGACCCTTCACAACAAATTGCTGTTCGGCCGAAGACCAAACGATCTTCGGCAATATCAGCCGTTGCAGGCCATCCAAGTCCGAATTCTCCAAAAACATAGCCCCGCTCCCTTCTTTCAGACGCGTGTCCTTTTCGGACCTCAGTCACTCTTCGTCTATTCGTATCAACGAGGACTTGGCCCAGTCTTTTGGCTCGGACTTGTACGACTTTCAACTCAGCGAGTTGCGTGCGATAACGCAGAATTTCTCGAGCAGTTTCTTGCTGGGGGAAGGCGGGTTCGGGACGGTGCACAAAGGCTATGCGGATGATAACCTGAGGCCTGGTTTGAAGGCTCAGGCTGTTGCTGTTAAGCTTCTTGATATTGAAGGCTTGCAAGGACACCGCGAATGGCTT GCGGAGGTAATATTTCTGGGCCAACTTCGGCACCAAAACTTGGTAAAATTGATTGGCTATTGCTGCGAAGAAGAAGAGCGGCTTCTGGTGTATGAGTTCATGCCGAGAGGCAGCCTGGAAAATCATCTTTTCAAGA GGAAGTCAGTTTCGCTGCCGTGGGGCACGAGATTGAAGATTGCCATCGGTTCAGCCAAAGGCCTCGCGTTCCTGCACGGTGCTGAGAGCCCAGTCATATACCGGGACTTCAAAACTTCCAACATCTTGCTGGATTCT GAGTTCAACGCTAAACTGTCGGACTTTGGACTTGCAAAGATGGGCCCTGAAGGATCAAACACCCATGTCACTACAAGGGTTATGGGTACCTATGGATACGCTGCTCCTGAATATGTCAATACAG GGCATTTGACCACAAGGAGTGATATTTACAGCTTTGGGGTGGTGCTTCTAGAACTACTCACTGGAAGGAGAGCATTGGACAAAACAAGGCCAAAGAGTGAGCAAAACCTCGTTGATTGGTCGAAGCCTTACTTGACAAGTAGCCGGAGGTTGCGCTGCATAATGGACCCGAGACTTTCTGGCCAGTATTCCGTCAAAGGGGCAAAGGAAATGGCTCTTCTTGCGCTTCAATGCGTGAGTCTCATCCCCAAAGACAGGCCGAAAATGCCAGTTATTATTGAAACTCTTGAAAGCTTGCAAAAACTCACAGACATGGCTGTTACGTGCGGTCAATGGCCGGCATCGCCAAATCCGGGGAAGAATGCTGTGGCTTCTGAGAaaggggggaggagagagaataaaggcgcgattttctggaaaaaatctCCAGTTGCTGCAACCCCAAAGAAATAA
- the LOC131332894 gene encoding uncharacterized protein LOC131332894, whose translation MVIVLRFVDVQGFLRERFFHIVHVKDTTALTLKKEISDVLTRYNNMRDQGCDGASNMRGAWNVLQALFLNNCLYAYYIHCFAHRLQLALVAAAEIESSIWLFFSKLTSIVTLIDASPKRHTELQSAQAIEIEHMLDTGERETGRGANQIGTLHRPGKTRWRSNFGSLVDMFTATTKVLEMMFEKGSSNSIRGEAKGALLAMKSFEFIYILHLMYRIMGIIDLLCRALQHKSLDIINAMDLVSTTKALLRTLREEEYNIDMPDMSTRYKTATGRTCQQKDVLTIEHHYLIDIFNAAIDFQLAELNDRFNEGVVELLVLSSALEPKDDFKSFNVDHICTLAEKFYPDDFTNQERHYLRLQLEHYKLDVPHQ comes from the exons ATGGTAATTGTTTTGAGATTTGTTGATGTTCAAGGGTTTTTACGAGAGCGCTTTTTTCATATTGTGCATGTTAAGGATACTACTGCATTAACTCTAAAGAAAGAGATATCCGATGTCCTCACTCGTTACAATAATATGCGTGATCAAGGATGTGATGGTGCTAGCAATATGCGTGGTGCATGGAATGTATTACAAGCCTTATTTCTTAATAATTGTCTGTATGCTTATTATATACATTGTTTTGCCCACCGACTACAACTAGCATTAGTTGCAGCTGCTGAAATTGAGAGCTCTATCTGGTTGTTCTTTTCAAAGTTGACTTCCATTGTCACTCTTATTGATGCTTCTCCAAAACGACATACCGAGTTACAATCTGCCCAAGCCATTGAAATTGAACATATGTTAGATACTGGTGAACGTGAGACGGGTAGAGGGGCTAATCAAATTGGTACTTTGCATCGACCTGGAAAAACTCGTTGGAGGTCTAATTTTGGCAGCTTGGTTGACATGTTTACTGCAACTACTAAAGTTCTTGAAATGATGTTTGAGAAGGGATCCTCTAACTCTATACGTGGGGAAGCTAAAGGTGCTTTGCTTGCAATGAAATCATTTGAGTTCATATATATTTTGCATTTGATGTATAGAATTATGGGAATCATTGATTTGCTTTGTCGAGCCTTGCAACACAAATCTCTGGACATCATAAATGCCATGGACTTGGTCTCTACTACAAAAGCACTCCTTCGCACCTTGAGAGAAGAAG AGTACAACATTGATATGCCCGACATGAGTACTCGTTACAAAACAGCTACGGGTCGTACTTGTCAGCAAAAAGATGTCCTCACAATTGAGCATCATTATCTCATTGATATATTCAACGCCGCAATAGATTTTCAGTTGGCGGAGTTGAATGACAGATTCAACGAGGGGGTAGTGGAACTCCTTGTCCTTAGCTCGGCTTTAGAACCTAAGGATGACTTTAAATCATTCAACGTTGATCATATTTGCACTCTTGCCGAGAAATTTTATCCTGATGATTTCACAAATCAGGAGAGACATTATTTGAGATTACAGTTGGAACATTATAAACTTGATGTACCTCATCAATAG